The genomic region TTCCCAGCCCCGCAGCGATCTGCTGCTGGCCCGTCGGCGGCAACTTCTTCGGCGGGTTGGGGTCGTACGGCTTGACCTTCGGCGAGACGATCGAGCCGTCCTGGCTGATCTTCGGCAGGGACTTCTCGGGGTGCGGCAGCAGGGCCCTCTTCGGATCCTGGTGCCCGGAGTCGTCGAGACCGTAGAGCGCGTTGTAGATCTTGCGCACGGCGGGCCCGGATCCTCCGGAGCCCGTACCGCCCTGGGAGATCGTCATGACGATCGTGTAGTCCTTGGTGTACGTGGCGAACCACGAGGTCGTCTGCTTGCCGTAGACCTCGGCCGTACCGGTCTTGGCGTGCATCGGGATCTTGGACTGGGGCCAGCCCTGGAACCGCCAGGCGGCGGTTCCGTTGGTCGCGACGCCCGCGAGTGCGCCGTCGATGTCCTTGCGGGTCGCCTGGTCCATCGGCAGCTTGCCGTGCGACGTGGGCGCGATCTCCTGGACGGTCTTGCCGTCCGCGCTGACGATCGCCTTGCCGATGGTCGGCGTGTAGAGCGTGCCGCCGTTGGAGATCGCCGAGTAGATGTCCGCCATCTGGATCGGGGTGACGAGCGTGTCGCCCTGTCCGATCGAGTAGTTGACGGAGTCACCGGGACGCATCTGGTAGCCGTCGCGGCAGTTCTCGTACGCGATCCGCTCGACGAAGCTGCCGTCCTTCTTGCCCTGCTTGCACCACGCGGCCTTGTTCGCCGCGTAGAAGTTCTTCTTCCACTGGCGGTCCGGGACCCGGCCGTTGACCTCGTTGGGCAGGTCCACGCCGGTGGTCTTGCCGAGGCCGAACTGGTGGGCGGTCTTGTAGAACCAGTCGTTCGGCTTCTTCTTCGGGTTGATGCCCCCGTCCTTCTTCCACTCGTCGTGGGCGATCCCGTAGAAGACGGTGTCGCAGGAGACCTCCAGCGCGCGGCCGAGGGTGATGGGGCCGAAGTTCTCCGACTCGAAGTTCTGGAAGGTCTGGTTGCCGATCGAGTAGGAACTGGTGCACGGGTAGTGCCCGTTGAAGGGGTAGCCCGCGTTGACCGCGGCCGTGGTGGAGACGACCTTGAAGATGGACCCGGGGGCCGCCTGGCTCTGGATCGCCCTGTTCAGCAGGGGGAAGTCGGAGTCCTTACCGGTGAGCGAGGCGTAGTTCTTGGCGGAGATGCCACCGACCCAGTCGTTGGGGTCGTACGTCGGGTTGGACGCCATCGCGACGACGCGGCCGGTCTTGGCCTCCATGACGACGACGGATCCCGAGTCGGCCTTGTAGTTCTCGTGGGTGACCGAGTCGTACTCCTTGCGGGCCGTCTTCATGGCCTCGTCGAGCTCGCGCTCGGCGACGCCCTGGACGCGCGCGTCGATGGAGGTGACGATGTTCGACCCCGGCTGGGCCTTGTCGCTGGCGGCCTGGCCGATGACCCGGCCGAGGTTGTCCACCTCGTAGCGGGTGACTCCGGCCTTGCCGCGCAGCTCCTTGTCGTACGTACGCTCCACGCCGGAGCGACCGACCTGGTCGGACGTCAGATACGGCGACGAGGTCTTCTTGGCCTTGTTGACCTCTTCGTCGGTGACCGGCGAGAGGTAGCCGAGCACCTGCGCGGTGTTGGCGTTGGCGGGCGCGGCGTAGCGGCGTACGGCGGTGGGCTCGGCGGTGATGCCCGGGAAGTCCTCGGAGCGCTCACGGATCTGGAGCGCCTGCTGGGTGGTGGCCTCGTCGGTCACCGGGATCGGCTGGTACGGAGAGCCGTTCCAGCAGGGCTGCTTGGTCTTCGCGTCGCAGAGCCTGACCTTGTCCAGGACGTCCTGGGGCTTCATGTCCAGGACGTCGGCGAGGCGGATGAGGACGGCCTTGCCGTCGTCCTTCATCTTGGTGAGCTTGGAGCGGCTCGCGGAGACGACGAGACGGGTCTCGTTGTCGGCGAGCGGCACCCCGCGCGCATCGAGGATGGAGCCGCGCACGGCGGGCTGGACGACCTGCTGGACGTGGTTGTTCTTGGCCTCGGCCGTGTACTCCTGGCCGTTGCGGATCTGGAGGTACCAGAGCCGGCCGCCGAGGGTGAGGAGGAGGGAGAAGACCAGGATCTGGATGACGACGAGCCGGATCTGGAGCCGCGTGGTCCGCCCGGTCTCGGGAATATTGCTCACAGCGATGCCCCACTGGTTGTCCTGCTGGGGGTTCGGGGGTCGTCCCCCGGAAGAAACAGCCTCACAGCGATGCCCCACTGGTTGTCCTGCTGGGGGTTCGGGGGTCGTCCCCCGGAAGAAACAGCCTCACAGCGATGCCCCCCTCGTTGTCCTGCTGGGGGTTCGGGGGTCGTCCCCCGGGACAGACAACGTCACAGCCGCTTGACCCCCTTGATGCGTCCGGCCTTCGCCGCGCGGGACCTGGCCGCCCGCATCCGCAGTCCGCCGCGCTGGCTGCCGATCTTCAGTCCGGTGCCGGCCGCCAGCCAGCCGGTCGCGACATCGCTGCCCACGCCGCTGCTCTTGCTGTCGGCGAGCGGGTCGTTCTCGGCTCGTCTCGCCAGGGCCATGATGAACGGGACGGTGAACGGCGCGAGCAGCAGGTCGTACACCGCGGCGCTGAACAGCAGGCCGATGAGGCCCACATGACGGGCGGCGGTGTCGCCGACGAGGGAGCCGACGCCCGCGTACAGCAGGGTGGAGCCGACCGCCGCGGCGACCACCACGAGCATCGGGCCCATGACGGACCTGATGCGGCCGGTCTCG from Streptomyces sp. NBC_01267 harbors:
- the mrdA gene encoding penicillin-binding protein 2 — protein: MSNIPETGRTTRLQIRLVVIQILVFSLLLTLGGRLWYLQIRNGQEYTAEAKNNHVQQVVQPAVRGSILDARGVPLADNETRLVVSASRSKLTKMKDDGKAVLIRLADVLDMKPQDVLDKVRLCDAKTKQPCWNGSPYQPIPVTDEATTQQALQIRERSEDFPGITAEPTAVRRYAAPANANTAQVLGYLSPVTDEEVNKAKKTSSPYLTSDQVGRSGVERTYDKELRGKAGVTRYEVDNLGRVIGQAASDKAQPGSNIVTSIDARVQGVAERELDEAMKTARKEYDSVTHENYKADSGSVVVMEAKTGRVVAMASNPTYDPNDWVGGISAKNYASLTGKDSDFPLLNRAIQSQAAPGSIFKVVSTTAAVNAGYPFNGHYPCTSSYSIGNQTFQNFESENFGPITLGRALEVSCDTVFYGIAHDEWKKDGGINPKKKPNDWFYKTAHQFGLGKTTGVDLPNEVNGRVPDRQWKKNFYAANKAAWCKQGKKDGSFVERIAYENCRDGYQMRPGDSVNYSIGQGDTLVTPIQMADIYSAISNGGTLYTPTIGKAIVSADGKTVQEIAPTSHGKLPMDQATRKDIDGALAGVATNGTAAWRFQGWPQSKIPMHAKTGTAEVYGKQTTSWFATYTKDYTIVMTISQGGTGSGGSGPAVRKIYNALYGLDDSGHQDPKRALLPHPEKSLPKISQDGSIVSPKVKPYDPNPPKKLPPTGQQQIAAGLGRKD
- the mreD gene encoding rod shape-determining protein MreD, producing the protein MRLNRMLLSATLVVVALVIQVSVLARLQLPGAVPDLLLLTVVALALVYGHVGGALVGFGAGLLADLAPPADHAAGRYALVLCVVGYAAGLAKPETGRIRSVMGPMLVVVAAAVGSTLLYAGVGSLVGDTAARHVGLIGLLFSAAVYDLLLAPFTVPFIMALARRAENDPLADSKSSGVGSDVATGWLAAGTGLKIGSQRGGLRMRAARSRAAKAGRIKGVKRL